From Erigeron canadensis isolate Cc75 chromosome 5, C_canadensis_v1, whole genome shotgun sequence:
ATATGTTCAATGAAATGTGTGCTGTTGATGTTCCTGTTTTCGAACTCACCATAGAAACCATCATCCAGTGCTATTCTCGATTGTATGACACTGAAAAACTTTCCATGCTTTTAGGTTTTTGCATCAAGCGAGATCATATTCAACTTTCTCTTGTTGGTTATGGTAAAATATTAGATGGATTCGTCGAGGGAGAAAGTACTCATGGTGCAGAAAAGTTATTCAAAAAGTTCATCAAAAACAAACTACTTTTCGAAGATCATGCAAATCATAGCTACGAGCCGATGATCAGGGGTCTTTGCAAGATCGGAAGTCACTTCAAAGCCATTGCTTTGCTTAGGCTCATGGATGGAAGAAGAGGTTACAGAGCTCCTTGGTCTGGGTATGCCCGCATCATTGATGATAGATGATCCTTTCAGAGTCTTTGAAGAAATGAAATTTCACAGAAATATGCCTCCTAATGTCTTCACATACAACTCTTTGCTTTATGCCCTTTCCATGTCAGGTCGTTGGAACGAGGTCTGTCGGATTCTAAAAGAAATGCACGATCAAAAGATCATTATACGTAGGAGaacctttaatatattaattaacgcACTCTGCAAACAGGGTAAGATGAAAGAAGCAGAGACTGCTGACTTCATAATGGTTCATATTCTTGAGTACGGTTATCGTGACATAAACGCATACACTTCACTTATTGAAGGTTATTGTTTGAACGGTGAACTGAATAGAGCAATGTCAACTCTGGAATCCATGGAGAAGCCTCATTTTCCCAAAGTCAAACCTACTCTTcatatttataacattttattgGATAGGTTTTTCAGCTTAGATGACACGAATTTCTGGTCTTATAAGCGTGACCTTGATTCCATGTATGCTAGGGCAGGTTGGGAAATCGAAGAAAACAGTGTCACTCGTTACATCTGGTATAGAGAACGAATGGGAAAACCTTCTGATGAAAAATATTCCGTTTACATGTTATGTTTGATGGATCATTGCGACAAGTATGAAGTGGATGCTGCATTGAATTTGTTCTACTTTATGGATGGCAAAGAACTAAACTCAAACATTGACGTGTAGAATATTCTCATTgattgtacaaatatatgtggGAGGTTTGATATTTCAAGAATTCTTTTCCATGACCTCTCTGTCAAAGGTTTGGAACCTAATTTAGATACATATGTGCTGAGATTAGAGGTTTTTGTGAGCGAGGTCTACTCAAAGATGCAAAAAAATTGCATCTTCATTTGGAAATTAAAATAGTGGTTTACAGCCAAGGAGTATCATCAATGGTGATGATATTATCCAAGAATATACTGAAACCAAGCCCATTGATGACCCGGCGAAACTATTTATTGAAGCAAAGAGAAGAGGGTACAGTAAGAGAGTTCACGAGTGCTTCAAATTTGTCACCGAGTACTTCAAACCTATCTGATAGTTGCGGATCAGGGGATATGTAGAGTGCCTAAACACAAGTATTGTGCTTAGTTTGATGCCTTGGTAAAATGCTAAACGTTTCTAATACTTATTATATATGGATCTTGACTGCTGTGTATGATATTTTTGTTTGGTTGTTATTTGTGATTAGTTTCTAGGATTGCAAGtgtatcattatattttaatgcATGTCTGCATTAATTATAATGGGAAGATGCAATGTAGTTTCACCAAAATTTGTAATTCACATTGAAGCTTTAGATGATAACCCCTTTGATCTATTACCAAAATTTGGCTGCTACAACTTGGAAAGGCAATAAAAATGCTTCAGCTTACCTGGTTCAGAGCGGCTAAACAACTCTTCGTCTCAGTTACGCTCAGCCTTCGGTTTCCTTTGATGCAACCTGATTGTAACATTACAATGCTGGTGGGTTTAGATACATTAGAGATAAGAGTAATTACATAATCAATGGACATGTTTGCCATTGCAATGCTTTCTATTGCATTATGATATTGACTGCGTTATTCTTTATCTTTCAACCGAGTTACCAAACGCTACCAATAAATTAATCTGAAGATTCATAGATCATAATAATCTCTAGTCATGAGAAATTAATGCTAAAGAATTCCTACCGAGAAAGGATATGGCCGAGGAAGTCAGCCAACTCGTTAGTACATTAATTGCTTTCTtttctatgtattttttttattcatcaaTTTTAATATATGATTTAAAAGCGGTTTATGAAGTTTTAAGTTAATTCTTATGCAGCTAGGACATTATTCTATCGCTGGATTTGCCTTCGGGTGGCCAACACTTCATGGAAAACCTACATCCGCGGTATAACTTTATCTAATGCTATAACTGTACTTCTTAAGCCGTAAATACTTACAAATacgaatttattttttttcttttgtggtAGATGGTCCATGTGAAGTCATTTATTGAGGAGCTCTCCCAAAAAGAAAACGTGTGTCAACTGCCTTACACGACTTGGGATGAGTCATATTCCTCAAAGgttaacactttttttttgaaacatatCTCTGATTTTTTCTAAGTtatttgaaattgaaagaatTGTTTCTAATGTGTTTTGGATTGATACAGAATGTTGAGCTCTTGGTCAAAGGGCTGGATTTCCCTTCTCATGTTGACAAAGCTATTAGAGATCAGTTTGCAGCAGTTAGGATACTGCAGGTTTAATTTTACCTATGTCTGTTTATATCTCTTTAATAATATTACTTACTTCTTGTAAGTGCAAAAACCTTTTTTCTGTTTTATCGCGAATACCTTTTCAATGGTTATGTTTCTACAGGACTATCTCGATGCAATGAATGTTGACGAGCATGGTCTCCCGATCATACGTGACGGCGAGTCGGATTGCAGCTCCAAGGTACTTGCACATCATGATGTCTAATATCCTTCCATACTCTCCCCAGTCtcttatcttttttatttaaccaTGGACTGTAACTTTAGTTTCACATTCTGAATAGGTACGAGTTTACCGAGCACATTAGGGAATTTAATTGACCATTCTGTAGGGCATTTTCACTGCAGTTGTAACATATTAGCTACTTAGATGTTACTCCTTATATTATCACCAGAAATATATTTGGAGCCAAGAAACTTGCAACCCAACTCACACCACTTATGACGCCAATTATAAGTACTTGTGTCATTCCCAGTATTGCATACCTACCAAGTTACCACACCTTGTTTTTGAGTTCCAGTAAGCATCTCTAACCCAAACATGCAGTAGGATCAATCAGGACCTCCCAGAACTTTCTACCCTTCAACCTGTGAATATTGACCCATTTGGTCCATTCCACTACAAGTTTTTGCATCGATTAATCATTTTAAACTGCATTCCAGTTTTGTAGGGGCTTTAAACTAACGCCACTTTGTTTTTTTGAGTTACATACCTCTTTCCATGCAACTAATTATTTGCCTTCAGCTAGGGTCACATGACACCATATGAAACCTTTGAACAACCtctctttatttataatttcTGCTGCAGGAATCAAGAGAATAAAAGCCCAACAAGCGTCAAGAAAGATGAAACATATGTATTTGAGTCCACCAAGCATCTACAACTAATGAGAAAGGGTTTGCATGTGTGGTTAAAGTAATTGTGACTTGAAGTAGCATCATCAGTTTTCCTCGTTTGTGTGAACAGATTGTTGTTGAATATGTAATCGTGTGTAACTGAATCAGAATTGGTTTCTTTTTTAGTTGTGTAGCCACCTACTTATCTATCCAACGAAGTCATGAAATTTGGAATGTATGGAACGCTGCCTATTGTAAGTTCAGGCCAAGTTTTTTCTATTTGTACATTTTACCTGAACGGGTCAATATGGGTTGTGTCTTACCTTAAACAGGTAAAATGTGTCAAATTGCAAAAATTGAGTTACACTGGGAATGAGTCAAGGAGGTTGAAAGTATCCCCAACTCCCAAGTCTATGTTATAATAAATACAACTTTCTAACATGTTTCATTCAAATGTATAGATGGTTGGTGTAATCCACTGTTTTGGAATCATATTTAATTGATAATGAGTTACTCGACAGAAAAAAACTTAAAGGTATTTGTAGGTcaaatcaacccatttgacctctTTTGACACACGACTATGGCCCGTGTGTAAACACAACAAACGCATCTCACAAAACACAATGTATTGTATTGGAGAAGTGCCACATTTATTGGAGCTCGCGTATAAAAACAACACATGAATGTCGCAATTCACAATGTAATGTATTGGAGAAGTGGATATTTTGCCACATTCTTTAgagttaataaattattttctttgGGGCCGTTTATTTTGATCTGAGTACATCAAGTATCTTTGCAACTAGAATGTGTTTGAATATGTGGATAAAGCGATTATTGTGACTTAAAGCAGCAATTCAGCGTCCGtgtaaaaagtgattatttgttggtttcaaaagaaaataattaatcaacctaacttaTATGactaaaaatcaatttaaaatcttaagaatttgacatgtgaatTCTATTAACTAATCTTGctccctgattttttcacatatcatTATCTTATAGTTAGGCATCTATTTaagcacaccaattaggttgatttatcattattcgTTTTCAAACAAAACAGTTTCTCCGAATCTTATTTCAAACTTCACAACTAATTAAGGGCAAAAGAGTCAAAACATATCTTTTGCAgttaaagaacataaatcacatATATTCAGAAACCTACAAAACCTAAATTGGCGTGAGTGATGGCGGCTAGAAGCAGAATTCAGGCGTTGCTCAAATCCGCCAACCGTTTCCTTGTTCCGGCAAATTCCAGGTTAAGTAGTCCTCTCAAATCACTTTTTGCTTCATCATCCCGTAGTCTCTATTATCGCCATCGCCGGTCTAGATGTATGGATCTTGAATTCCTTAGTGATGCCTACTACGCCTTTTATAACTTGTTAGAATTTGATGCCTACTACGCCTTTCCATACTCCTTACCGCCCCGAGGGCCTCCCCCATCCGTTGTAGAGTTTAATAACTTGTTGGATATTGTTACCAAGTTGAAATACTATTCTCATGTCTTTGAGATGTTCCATCGAATGTGTGACCATCGTTTTCCTGTTGACGAGCACACCATAAGTATCCTCACCAAATGCTATTCTGGAGTGTATGAAACTGAAAATGTTTTCATTCTTTTAGGCTTTTGCTTGAGGCGAGATATTCAACTTTCTCTCGCTACTTATAATACAATATTAAGTGAATTCATCAAAGGAGATGCCACTCATAAGGCAGAAAAGTTATTCAAAAAgttcatcaaaaacaaattcCTTGAACCCAATAAATCAACATACAACACGATGATTAGGGGTCTTTGCAAGATCGGAAATCACTTTAAAGCCATTGCTTTGCTTAGGCTAATGGATGGAAGaggttttaataataatttggtTGCGTATAACACCATCATTGATAGTCTGTGCAAAGACATGATGATAGATGATGCTTTCAGACTCTTTGACGAAATGAAATTTCGCAGAGGGATCCGTCCTAATGTCTTCACATACAACTCTTTGCTTTATGCCCTTTCCATGTCTGGTCGTTGGAAGACCGTCTGTCGGATTCTAAAGGAAATGCACGATGAAGAGATCACCATACATTGGACAACctttaatcttttaattaaaGCACTCTGCAAACAGGGCAAGATGGAAGAAGCAGAGATTGTTGACTTCATGATGGTTTATATTGTTGATCGGGGATGTTGTCGTAACGTAGAGACATACACTTCACTTGTTGATGGTTATTGTTTGAACGGCGAGTTGAACAGGGCAATGTCAACTCTGGAATCCATGGAGCGTGACCAACTCTATCCTACTCTTCATATTTATAACAGGTTACTGGATAGCGGTAGCAATCTAGATGATATGAACTTCTGGTCCTATAAGCGTGACCTTGATTCTATGTATGCTAGGGCAGGTTTGAAAATCAGAGAAAACAGTGTCACCCATTACATCTGGGATAGGGAACGAATGGAAAAACCTTCTGATAAGATGAAACTGCTGATGCAGGATCAAAAGTATTCCGTTTACATATTATCTTTAATGGATCATTGCGGCAAGTATGAAGTGGACGCTGCACTCGATCTGTTCTACTATATGAATGGCAAAGAACTAAATCTAAACGTTGACGTGTACAATATCCTCATTGATGTTTCAAGAATATGTGGGAGGTTTGATATTTCAAGGAGTCTTTTCCATGACCTCATTGTTAAAGGTTTGGAACCTAATCTAGATACATACATGTTGATGATTCGAGGTTTTTGTGAGCAAGGTCTACTTAAAGACGCAAAAAAACTGTTTCTTAAAATGGAAAAGTGTGGTTTGCAGCCAAAGAGTAGCATCAATGATGATGATATTATCCAAGAATATACCGGAACCAAGCCCATTGATCACATGACAAAGCTATTCATTGAAATGAAGAGAAGAGGATATAGTAAGAGAGTTGACAATTGCTGCAAATTTGTCGCCAGGTACTTTTCAATCCTGTGATAGCTGTGGATCAAGAGATATCTTGAGAGC
This genomic window contains:
- the LOC122602389 gene encoding pentatricopeptide repeat-containing protein At1g63330-like isoform X1, with the translated sequence MAARSRIQALLKSANRFLVPANSRLSSPLKSLFASSSRSLYYRHRRSRCMDLEFLSDAYYAFYNLLEFDAYYAFPYSLPPRGPPPSVVEFNNLLDIVTKLKYYSHVFEMFHRMCDHRFPVDEHTISILTKCYSGVYETENVFILLGFCLRRDIQLSLATYNTILSEFIKGDATHKAEKLFKKFIKNKFLEPNKSTYNTMIRGLCKIGNHFKAIALLRLMDGRGFNNNLVAYNTIIDSLCKDMMIDDAFRLFDEMKFRRGIRPNVFTYNSLLYALSMSGRWKTVCRILKEMHDEEITIHWTTFNLLIKALCKQGKMEEAEIVDFMMVYIVDRGCCRNVETYTSLVDGYCLNGELNRAMSTLESMERDQLYPTLHIYNRLLDSGSNLDDMNFWSYKRDLDSMYARAGLKIRENSVTHYIWDRERMEKPSDKMKLLMQDQKYSVYILSLMDHCGKYEVDAALDLFYYMNGKELNLNVDVYNILIDVSRICGRFDISRSLFHDLIVKGLEPNLDTYMLMIRGFCEQGLLKDAKKLFLKMEKCGLQPKSSINDDDIIQEYTGTKPIDHMTKLFIEMKRRGYSKRVDNCCKFVASFSSTSPSASKNLYDTHVGI
- the LOC122600787 gene encoding pentatricopeptide repeat-containing protein At1g63330-like — its product is MEEEVTELLGLGMPASLMIDDPFRVFEEMKFHRNMPPNVFTYNSLLYALSMSGRWNEVCRILKEMHDQKIIIRRRTFNILINALCKQGKMKEAETADFIMVHILEYGYRDINAYTSLIEGYCLNGELNRAMSTLESMEKPHFPKVKPTLHIYNILLDRFFSLDDTNFWSYKRDLDSMYARAGWEIEENSVTRYIWYRERMGKPSDEKYSVYMLCLMDHCDKYEVDAALNLFYFMDGKELNSNIDV
- the LOC122602389 gene encoding pentatricopeptide repeat-containing protein At1g63330-like isoform X2, coding for MAARSRIQALLKSANRFLVPANSRLSSPLKSLFASSSRSLYYRHRRSRCMDLEFLSDAYYAFYNLLEFDAYYAFPYSLPPRGPPPSVVEFNNLLDIVTKLKYYSHVFEMFHRMCDHRFPVDEHTISILTKCYSGVYETENVFILLGFCLRRDIQLSLATYNTILSEFIKGDATHKAEKLFKKFIKNKFLEPNKSTYNTMIRGLCKIGNHFKAIALLRLMDGRGFNNNLVAYNTIIDSLCKDMMIDDAFRLFDEMKFRRGIRPNVFTYNSLLYALSMSGRWKTVCRILKEMHDEEITIHWTTFNLLIKALCKQGKMEEAEIVDFMMVYIVDRGCCRNVETYTSLVDGYCLNGELNRAMSTLESMERDQLYPTLHIYNRLLDSGSNLDDMNFWSYKRDLDSMYARAGLKIRENSVTHYIWDRERMEKPSDKMKLLMQDQKYSVYILSLMDHCGKYEVDAALDLFYYMNGKELNLNVDVYNILIDVSRICGRFDISRSLFHDLIVKGLEPNLDTYMLMIRGFCEQGLLKDAKKLFLKMEKCGLQPKSSINDDDIIQEYTGTKPIDHMTKLFIEMKRRGYSKRVDNCCKFVAR
- the LOC122600788 gene encoding putative pre-16S rRNA nuclease; translation: MAEEVSQLLGHYSIAGFAFGWPTLHGKPTSAMVHVKSFIEELSQKENVCQLPYTTWDESYSSKNVELLVKGLDFPSHVDKAIRDQFAAVRILQDYLDAMNVDEHGLPIIRDGESDCSSKESRE